A part of Solicola gregarius genomic DNA contains:
- the ehuB gene encoding ectoine/hydroxyectoine ABC transporter substrate-binding protein EhuB, producing MLLLLVSFQEIRNRSRIARRRARMYRTGPTTRRHRIGVAAIGALLSVGLVAACGGETDDSGDRGASGDTDKNATLESLKDNGTITVGIAGEEPYSYTDEDGELTGATIALHKKIWGDLGIDNVEAEQVEWDALIPGLNAGRYDAISAGMSILPDRCEQADFGDPEIMYTTALMVPEGNPEDLHDMQDIKDSDVSFSAMNGAIEQGYADTMGIKTITVQTPEDGMEAVETGRADVYALTGISLRALAEKNPDANVEVTDPFTAVVDGKLQVGAGATVFRKDSDDLREAYNKELAKIVGDKQSFEDVVGEFGFTEAERPKGDVDTEMLCAGDLPDAE from the coding sequence ATGCTACTGCTCCTCGTTAGTTTCCAAGAAATCCGCAACCGTTCTCGGATCGCACGACGAAGGGCTCGCATGTACCGCACCGGACCAACGACACGACGTCACCGAATCGGAGTCGCCGCGATCGGAGCCTTGCTCTCCGTCGGCCTGGTGGCCGCGTGCGGTGGTGAGACCGACGACTCCGGCGATCGAGGTGCCAGTGGCGATACCGACAAGAACGCCACCCTGGAGTCGCTGAAGGACAACGGCACCATCACCGTCGGTATCGCCGGCGAGGAGCCCTACAGCTACACCGACGAGGACGGTGAGCTCACCGGTGCCACGATCGCGTTGCACAAGAAGATCTGGGGCGACCTCGGCATCGACAACGTCGAGGCCGAGCAGGTGGAGTGGGACGCCCTGATCCCGGGTCTGAACGCCGGCCGGTACGACGCGATCAGCGCCGGCATGTCGATCCTGCCCGACCGCTGCGAGCAGGCTGACTTCGGTGACCCGGAGATCATGTACACCACCGCCTTGATGGTCCCGGAGGGCAACCCCGAAGACCTGCACGACATGCAGGACATCAAGGACTCCGACGTGTCGTTCTCGGCCATGAACGGTGCCATCGAGCAGGGCTACGCCGACACGATGGGGATCAAAACGATCACCGTCCAGACCCCGGAGGACGGGATGGAGGCCGTGGAGACTGGTCGCGCCGACGTCTACGCGCTGACCGGCATCTCGCTGCGTGCCCTGGCCGAGAAGAACCCCGATGCCAACGTCGAGGTGACCGATCCGTTCACCGCCGTCGTCGACGGCAAGCTTCAGGTCGGCGCCGGCGCCACGGTGTTCCGCAAGGACAGCGACGATCTGCGCGAGGCGTACAACAAGGAGCTCGCCAAGATCGTCGGCGACAAGCAGTCCTTCGAGGACGTCGTCGGCGAGTTCGGCTTCACCGAGGCCGAGCGTCCGAAGGGCGACGTGGACACCGAGATGCTCTGCGCCGGCGACCTGCCGGACGCCGAGTGA
- a CDS encoding amino acid ABC transporter permease: MSEILDALSDYGPQIRDGLSVTLQLSLGGAVLAFIVAVILGLAAISGHAVPRTISRIIVEFFRGTSLVVQLFFIYYVFPGFGLELDAITCGVIALGLNYGAYGSEVVRGSLNAVPKGQWETATALSMPWVTKVRRIIWPQAWALMLPGLNNLMIMLIKGTAIAFLIGLHDLTYATNEMRKDGVEVMAAYTIGFVIYYLISLVFYGLLRVLERRAQRRLGITVTTSDPAQTAGAAATAGAVA, from the coding sequence TTGTCTGAGATTCTCGATGCCCTGAGCGACTACGGGCCACAGATCCGAGACGGCCTCTCGGTCACCTTGCAGCTCTCGCTGGGCGGCGCGGTTCTTGCGTTCATCGTTGCGGTGATCCTCGGTCTCGCCGCGATCTCCGGACACGCGGTACCGCGGACGATCTCCCGCATCATCGTGGAGTTCTTCCGCGGCACCTCGCTCGTGGTGCAGCTGTTCTTCATCTACTACGTGTTCCCTGGGTTCGGCCTGGAGCTCGATGCAATTACCTGTGGCGTGATCGCGCTCGGGCTGAACTACGGGGCGTACGGGTCCGAGGTAGTCCGCGGTTCACTCAATGCTGTGCCCAAGGGGCAATGGGAGACAGCCACGGCGCTCTCGATGCCGTGGGTGACCAAGGTCCGCCGGATCATCTGGCCGCAGGCGTGGGCGCTGATGCTGCCCGGCCTGAACAACCTGATGATCATGCTGATCAAGGGGACCGCGATCGCGTTCCTCATCGGGCTGCACGACCTGACGTACGCGACCAACGAGATGCGTAAGGATGGCGTCGAGGTAATGGCGGCGTACACCATCGGGTTTGTCATCTACTACCTGATCTCGCTCGTGTTCTACGGCCTGCTGCGGGTGTTGGAGCGTCGAGCACAGCGCCGGCTCGGGATCACGGTCACGACCAGCGATCCGGCCCAAACGGCTGGCGCGGCAGCAACTGCAGGGGCGGTGGCCTGA
- the ehuA gene encoding ectoine/hydroxyectoine ABC transporter ATP-binding protein EhuA, with protein sequence MPTENASPRIVFEDVLKQFGKNTVLNNLNFSVEQGERVTLIGPSGSGKTTILRLLMTLEDLTGGYIYVDGDPLSYAKRDGKRVKLRPKEISRIRRRIGMVFQQFNLFPNMSVLDNVIEAPVHVLGIDKDEAREKAEKRLEQVGLGDKTNAHPTQLSGGQQQRVAIARALAMEPEILLLDEVTSALDPELVKDVLGVLRDLADTTDITMLIVTHEMQFARDVSNRVLMFDQGHIIEEAKPDVMFTDPTHRRTREFLEAIL encoded by the coding sequence TTGCCTACTGAGAACGCATCACCGCGAATCGTGTTCGAGGACGTGCTGAAGCAGTTCGGCAAGAACACCGTCCTGAACAACCTCAACTTCTCCGTGGAACAGGGGGAGAGGGTCACCCTGATCGGCCCGAGTGGGTCCGGCAAGACGACGATCCTTCGGTTGCTGATGACGCTGGAGGACCTCACCGGCGGCTACATCTATGTCGACGGCGACCCGCTCTCGTACGCCAAGCGGGACGGCAAGCGGGTCAAGCTGCGGCCGAAGGAGATCAGCCGGATCCGGCGCCGGATCGGGATGGTCTTCCAGCAGTTCAACCTGTTTCCGAACATGTCGGTGCTCGACAACGTCATCGAGGCACCGGTGCACGTACTCGGCATTGACAAGGACGAGGCCCGAGAAAAGGCGGAGAAGCGACTGGAGCAGGTCGGCCTCGGCGACAAGACGAACGCCCATCCGACTCAGCTCTCGGGCGGACAGCAACAGCGGGTCGCGATCGCGCGTGCACTGGCGATGGAGCCGGAGATCCTGCTGCTGGACGAGGTCACCTCGGCCCTCGACCCGGAACTGGTCAAGGACGTCCTCGGGGTACTCCGCGACCTTGCGGACACCACCGACATCACCATGCTGATCGTGACGCACGAGATGCAGTTCGCCCGAGACGTCTCGAACCGCGTACTGATGTTCGACCAGGGGCACATCATCGAGGAGGCGAAGCCCGACGTGATGTTCACCGACCCGACGCATCGACGTACTCGGGAGTTCCTCGAGGCGATCCTCTAG
- a CDS encoding amino acid ABC transporter permease, giving the protein MNWHWDIAGDAFPVMLEAFLKTTLLVTVVGSLLAAVLGLVWAMGQRELPGPASKLLGWVLGVIRMTPLPLQLLFVVALFAYQFDGYQRFDSIDSTTILTIIGILVFGIHYSTYMAESYRAGIESIPKGQWEAATALSLPLGRTWRAVMIPQAVRATLPSLGNWAIAMFKDTPFLLAISVPEMVAEARRIGGAQFSYTEAFTIAGLIFLAASYPTAILMRKLEKKLAY; this is encoded by the coding sequence ATGAACTGGCACTGGGATATCGCCGGGGACGCGTTCCCCGTCATGCTGGAGGCCTTCCTCAAGACCACTCTGCTGGTCACGGTGGTGGGCTCGCTGCTGGCCGCCGTCCTCGGATTGGTCTGGGCGATGGGGCAGCGCGAGCTGCCGGGGCCGGCGAGCAAGCTCCTCGGCTGGGTGCTCGGTGTCATCCGGATGACGCCGCTGCCGCTTCAGCTGCTCTTCGTCGTCGCGTTGTTCGCGTACCAATTCGACGGATACCAGCGTTTCGACAGCATCGACTCCACAACGATCCTGACCATCATCGGAATCCTCGTCTTTGGGATTCACTACTCGACGTACATGGCGGAGTCGTACCGCGCCGGTATCGAGTCGATCCCGAAGGGGCAGTGGGAGGCCGCAACGGCTCTCTCCTTGCCATTGGGCCGTACGTGGCGGGCGGTGATGATCCCGCAGGCCGTCCGGGCCACGTTGCCGTCGTTGGGCAACTGGGCCATCGCGATGTTCAAGGACACGCCGTTCCTGCTCGCGATCTCCGTACCGGAGATGGTCGCGGAGGCCAGACGTATCGGTGGTGCGCAATTCTCGTACACCGAAGCCTTCACCATCGCCGGTCTGATCTTCCTGGCGGCGAGCTATCCGACCGCCATCCTGATGCGCAAATTGGAGAAGAAGCTTGCCTACTGA
- the ehuB gene encoding ectoine/hydroxyectoine ABC transporter substrate-binding protein EhuB, giving the protein MTHDPSRRRLLRGIGAATVGVPLLGWSTGCTFTEPGTGAPKGSVLDRGRDQGYLKVAIFNEPPYTKLEVDGTVTGAEPDVLRAVLKRLGIDDIDGVRIEYDAMIPALKSGQVDVIAAGLFMKQSRCSEVAYTEPVIVSTESFAVPPGNPDKVTTIQDVLDNPKLKIAVLPGGFEEGILISAKVPESQRVIVRDNVTGVEALEAGRADAFLLPTLSLEGLAKDNDSFEVTDPVEDAPATGSGAAFEQSQTDDVAEYNDELAKFKQTSDFDELMDKWGFDADAARNATTEELCKAEG; this is encoded by the coding sequence ATGACGCACGACCCATCCAGACGCCGGCTGCTGCGCGGAATCGGTGCAGCGACCGTCGGCGTCCCGCTACTGGGCTGGTCGACCGGCTGTACGTTCACCGAACCCGGTACCGGCGCCCCGAAGGGCAGCGTGCTGGACCGCGGCCGCGACCAGGGCTACCTCAAGGTGGCGATCTTCAACGAGCCGCCGTACACCAAGCTCGAGGTCGACGGCACCGTCACCGGCGCCGAGCCAGACGTACTCCGTGCGGTGCTCAAGAGGCTCGGCATCGACGACATCGACGGCGTACGCATCGAGTACGACGCGATGATCCCGGCGCTCAAGTCTGGCCAGGTCGACGTGATCGCCGCGGGGCTGTTCATGAAGCAGTCAAGGTGTTCCGAGGTTGCGTACACAGAGCCGGTGATCGTGTCGACCGAGTCGTTCGCGGTGCCGCCGGGCAACCCGGACAAGGTCACCACCATCCAGGACGTACTCGACAACCCGAAGCTGAAGATCGCGGTGCTACCGGGAGGCTTCGAGGAGGGCATCCTGATTTCCGCCAAGGTGCCCGAGTCGCAGCGGGTGATCGTCCGCGACAACGTCACGGGCGTCGAGGCGCTGGAGGCGGGCCGCGCCGACGCGTTCCTGCTTCCGACGCTGTCGCTGGAGGGCCTGGCGAAGGACAACGACAGCTTCGAGGTCACCGATCCGGTCGAGGACGCCCCGGCCACCGGCTCCGGTGCGGCGTTCGAGCAGTCGCAGACCGACGACGTCGCCGAGTACAACGACGAGCTCGCGAAGTTCAAGCAGACAAGCGATTTCGACGAGCTGATGGACAAGTGGGGGTTCGACGCCGACGCGGCGCGCAACGCCACCACCGAAGAACTCTGCAAGGCAGAGGGGTGA
- a CDS encoding maleate cis-trans isomerase family protein: protein MKNRPTIGLLYPGYSAEDDYPALEQRLDGAVRLPLVHTSVGEDAHRVDALLDLGSAPRLAEGAKALSQYEPDAVMWACTSGSFVFGWDGAHEQVDGIAAELDVPVSSTSIAFADAIAHLGLTKVAVAASYPEDVATHFVDFMRKGGTDVLTMRSNGIITAAEVGTLGKDAVVSMIHAADVPEAEAVLVPDTAMHSLAWLDDLEEAAGKVVLTANQVTVWKGLDLIGDVPPLDGLGTLFRR, encoded by the coding sequence ATGAAGAACCGTCCGACGATCGGGCTGCTGTACCCAGGCTATAGCGCCGAGGACGACTACCCCGCGCTGGAGCAGCGTCTCGACGGCGCCGTCCGGCTACCGCTGGTCCACACCTCCGTCGGTGAGGACGCACACCGCGTCGACGCGCTGCTCGACCTCGGCAGTGCACCGCGGCTCGCCGAGGGCGCCAAGGCCCTCTCGCAGTACGAGCCGGACGCGGTCATGTGGGCTTGTACGTCGGGCAGCTTCGTGTTCGGTTGGGACGGCGCGCACGAGCAGGTCGACGGCATCGCCGCCGAGCTCGACGTACCGGTGTCGTCGACGTCGATCGCGTTCGCCGATGCCATCGCGCACCTCGGCCTCACCAAGGTCGCGGTCGCCGCTTCGTACCCCGAGGACGTCGCGACCCACTTCGTCGACTTCATGCGCAAGGGCGGCACCGACGTCCTCACCATGCGGAGCAACGGCATCATCACCGCCGCCGAGGTGGGTACGCTCGGCAAGGACGCCGTGGTCTCGATGATCCACGCGGCGGACGTACCCGAGGCGGAGGCCGTGCTCGTACCCGACACCGCGATGCACTCGCTCGCGTGGCTCGACGACCTCGAAGAGGCCGCCGGGAAGGTCGTGCTGACCGCCAACCAGGTAACGGTGTGGAAGGGCCTCGACCTGATCGGCGACGTACCCCCGCTCGACGGCCTCGGGACGCTGTTCCGACGGTGA